In Drosophila teissieri strain GT53w chromosome 2R, Prin_Dtei_1.1, whole genome shotgun sequence, the following proteins share a genomic window:
- the LOC122613203 gene encoding 60S ribosomal protein L11 has translation MAAVTKKIKRDPAKNPMRDLHIRKLCLNICVGESGDRLTRAAKVLEQLTGQQPVFSKARYTVRSFGIRRNEKIAVHCTVRGAKAEEILERGLKVREYELRRENFSSTGNFGFGIQEHIDLGIKYDPSIGIYGLDFYVVLGRPGYNVNHRKRKSGTVGFQHRLTKEDAMKWFQQKYDGIILNTKK, from the exons ATGGCG GCTGTTACCAAGAAGATCAAGCGCGACCCCGCGAAGAACCCAATGAGGGATCTGCACATCCGCAAGCTCTGCCTGAACATCTGCGTGGGCGAGTCTGGTGATAGGCTGACCCGTGCCGCCAAG GTGCTGGAGCAGCTGACTGGTCAGCAGCCAGTGTTCTCCAAGGCCCGCTACACGGTGCGTTCGTTCGGTATTCGCCGTAACGAGAAGATCGCTGTCCACTGCACGGTGCGTGGCGCCAAGGCTGAGGAGATCCTCGAGCGTGGCTTGAAGGTGCGCGAGTACGAGCTGCGTCGGGAGAACTTCTCCTCCACCGGCAACTTCGGTTTCGGCATCCAGGAACACATCGATCTGGGTATCAAGTACGATCCCTCCATCGGTATCTATGGTCTGGACTTCTACGTCGTCCTCGGCCGTCCTG GCTACAACGTGAACCACAGGAAGCGCAAGTCCGGCACTGTCGGCTTCCAGCACCGCCTCACCAAGGAGGATGCCATGAAGTGGTTCCAGCAGAAATACGA